In one Pseudomonas sp. 31-12 genomic region, the following are encoded:
- the dmeF gene encoding CDF family Co(II)/Ni(II) efflux transporter DmeF, which produces MTLTPQASRFSHDHVFLGASHDENARRTLWVVALTFFMMIGEIVAGYITGSMALLADGFHMATHVGALGIAAAAYGYARRHANNARYSFGTGKVGDLAGFASAMVLGLVSLGIAVESILRLFQPTTVAFTEATVIAVVGLAVNIASAFLLAGNHGHHGHDHSQSHHHEHPHDNNLRSAYVHVLADALTSVLAIAALLAGRYLGWVWLDPVMGIVGAIIIAKWAYGLMRDSAAVLLDTTDEPVAAEIRELLESAGDVRISDLHVWQVGPDARAAIVSVVATGQVSADTIRERLAPVHELSHLTVEFRNA; this is translated from the coding sequence ATGACACTCACGCCGCAGGCTTCGCGCTTTTCCCACGACCATGTGTTCTTGGGTGCTTCCCATGATGAAAACGCCCGCCGCACCTTGTGGGTGGTTGCGTTGACGTTTTTCATGATGATCGGCGAGATTGTCGCCGGTTACATCACCGGTTCGATGGCGCTGCTCGCCGATGGCTTTCACATGGCGACCCATGTCGGTGCCTTGGGCATCGCGGCGGCGGCCTACGGTTATGCCCGACGTCACGCCAACAACGCCCGCTACAGTTTTGGCACCGGCAAGGTGGGGGATCTGGCCGGTTTTGCCTCGGCCATGGTGCTGGGGCTGGTGTCGCTCGGCATTGCCGTGGAGTCCATCCTGCGATTATTCCAGCCGACCACCGTGGCCTTTACGGAGGCGACAGTGATTGCTGTGGTCGGGCTGGCAGTGAACATCGCCAGTGCCTTTTTACTGGCGGGCAATCATGGGCATCACGGCCATGATCATAGCCAAAGCCATCACCACGAGCACCCTCACGACAACAACCTGCGGTCGGCTTACGTTCATGTGCTTGCCGATGCCTTGACCTCGGTGCTTGCGATTGCGGCCTTGCTGGCGGGCCGTTACCTCGGCTGGGTCTGGCTGGATCCGGTGATGGGCATCGTCGGCGCCATTATCATTGCCAAATGGGCCTATGGCCTGATGCGCGACAGTGCGGCGGTATTGCTCGACACCACCGACGAGCCTGTCGCTGCTGAAATTCGGGAGTTGCTGGAATCGGCGGGTGACGTGCGCATCAGCGACCTTCACGTCTGGCAGGTGGGGCCTGATGCGCGGGCAGCGATAGTCAGTGTCGTAGCCACCGGCCAGGTCAGTGCCGACACTATTCGCGAACGTCTGGCACCGGTTCATGAGTTGTCTCACCTCACCGTGGAGTTTCGCAACGCCTGA
- a CDS encoding helix-turn-helix transcriptional regulator, with translation MNVEQHDIGVSQVAAAIAEPARTKILCSLMDGHARTSTELAAIAEVSASTASAHLAKLKELAMLRLHVQGRHRYYSLADKRVAQALEALMVIGQNTAPPFNSRTPDRLQFARTCYDHMAGTLAVLLHDRMLEKGWLLETDEQVYRLSESGEALMQGLGIEVNDLNTLRRRFACPCLDWSMRRPHLGGSLGAALLQAAIKRKWVTQDLDSRALALTALGRKELGARFDLTLAQSTLQPVREQRQPLPAQDVI, from the coding sequence ATGAACGTTGAACAACACGACATCGGCGTCTCGCAAGTGGCCGCGGCCATCGCGGAACCGGCCCGGACGAAAATCCTCTGCTCGCTGATGGACGGCCACGCCCGCACCAGCACCGAGCTGGCGGCGATTGCCGAAGTCAGCGCCTCCACCGCCAGCGCGCACCTGGCCAAGCTCAAGGAGCTGGCGATGCTGCGTTTGCACGTGCAGGGCCGCCATCGCTATTACAGCCTCGCGGACAAACGCGTGGCCCAGGCGCTGGAAGCGCTGATGGTGATCGGCCAGAACACCGCGCCGCCCTTCAATTCGCGCACGCCGGACCGCCTGCAATTCGCCCGCACTTGCTACGACCACATGGCCGGGACGCTGGCGGTCCTGCTACATGACCGGATGCTGGAAAAAGGCTGGTTGCTGGAAACCGACGAGCAGGTTTATCGCCTGAGTGAAAGTGGCGAGGCGCTGATGCAAGGGCTGGGCATCGAGGTCAACGACTTGAACACCTTGCGCCGCCGCTTTGCTTGTCCGTGCCTGGACTGGAGCATGCGTCGGCCGCATCTGGGCGGATCGCTGGGGGCGGCATTGCTGCAAGCGGCGATCAAGCGCAAATGGGTAACGCAGGATCTGGACAGCCGGGCATTGGCATTGACGGCGCTGGGACGCAAGGAGCTTGGCGCACGCTTCGACCTGACGCTGGCGCAGTCAACCCTGCAACCCGTCCGCGAGCAACGCCAACCGCTGCCTGCACAGGATGTGATCTGA
- a CDS encoding FKBP-type peptidyl-prolyl cis-trans isomerase, translating into MNDELQVIDLEVGDGKAAVKGALITTQYRGWLEDGTEFDSSYSRGKPFQCVIGTGRVIKGWDQGIMGMQVGGKRKLLVPAHLAYGERTMGAITPNSNLIFEIELLEVLTRDD; encoded by the coding sequence ATGAATGATGAACTGCAGGTAATCGATCTGGAAGTGGGCGACGGCAAAGCCGCCGTGAAAGGCGCGCTGATCACCACCCAATATCGCGGCTGGCTGGAAGACGGCACCGAATTCGATTCTTCCTACAGCCGTGGCAAACCTTTCCAGTGCGTAATCGGCACGGGGAGGGTGATCAAGGGTTGGGATCAGGGAATTATGGGGATGCAGGTCGGCGGCAAGCGCAAATTGCTGGTGCCGGCGCACTTGGCTTACGGTGAGCGGACGATGGGCGCGATCACGCCGAATTCGAACCTGATTTTTGAGATTGAATTGCTGGAAGTGCTGACGCGGGATGATTGA
- a CDS encoding LysR family transcriptional regulator yields the protein MSKLRQMEVFVAVVEAGSFADAASEVGMSAVMVGRHIQGLEKSLNTQLVKRTTRRQSITGEGRLFYEEAKLALEQVRYAFSRVEASNPEPSGLLRITAPMSLGVSLVGPLVAEFMQRYPQIQVELILSNEVVDLYETSFDLAFRISELIGVNLLATPLPPYRMVICASPRYLEKWQEPQSPEDLHRHRILTHTSWNNRFAWPLRNGASEVPWPEGAVLKSNDGQVLLQAAVAGEGILMQPDFLVSAALASGDLVRIMDAYVPPPKPVQMVYPRSRKSLPKLQAFVDFVAGRLAS from the coding sequence ATGAGCAAACTCAGGCAAATGGAAGTCTTCGTCGCCGTCGTCGAGGCGGGCAGCTTCGCCGATGCGGCCAGTGAAGTCGGCATGTCGGCGGTCATGGTCGGGCGGCACATCCAGGGCCTGGAAAAATCCCTCAATACCCAGTTGGTCAAACGCACCACCCGCCGCCAATCCATCACGGGCGAGGGGCGCTTGTTTTACGAAGAAGCCAAACTGGCGCTGGAGCAAGTGAGGTACGCGTTCAGTCGAGTGGAGGCATCAAATCCAGAGCCTAGTGGTCTGCTGCGGATCACCGCGCCGATGAGTCTCGGCGTTTCCCTGGTAGGGCCTCTGGTGGCCGAGTTCATGCAGCGTTATCCGCAGATTCAGGTTGAGTTGATTCTCAGTAATGAAGTGGTGGACTTGTACGAAACGTCATTCGATCTGGCGTTCAGAATTTCCGAACTGATCGGCGTCAACCTGCTGGCCACACCATTGCCGCCGTATCGAATGGTGATCTGCGCCTCGCCCCGGTATCTGGAAAAATGGCAGGAACCGCAGTCCCCCGAAGACCTGCACCGTCACCGAATTCTCACCCACACATCCTGGAACAACCGCTTTGCCTGGCCGCTACGAAATGGCGCCAGCGAAGTGCCATGGCCTGAAGGCGCGGTGTTGAAGAGTAATGACGGTCAGGTGCTGTTGCAGGCGGCCGTGGCCGGCGAGGGGATCTTGATGCAGCCCGATTTTCTGGTGTCGGCGGCGTTGGCCAGCGGTGACTTGGTGCGGATCATGGACGCCTACGTTCCGCCGCCCAAACCGGTGCAGATGGTGTATCCGCGCTCCAGGAAATCGCTGCCCAAGTTGCAAGCCTTCGTCGACTTTGTCGCGGGTCGACTGGCGTCCTGA
- a CDS encoding metal/formaldehyde-sensitive transcriptional repressor has protein sequence MSHIHEHKDDLLNRVRRISGQVQAVERALESDADCAKTLHLVAAIRGAVNGLMDQFIDAHAREHVARPGLSDEARAEGLEELLQAIRRYSK, from the coding sequence ATGTCGCATATTCACGAACACAAAGACGATTTGCTCAACCGGGTACGGCGCATTTCAGGTCAGGTCCAGGCTGTGGAGCGCGCGCTGGAGTCCGACGCTGACTGCGCCAAGACCCTGCACCTGGTCGCCGCCATCCGGGGTGCGGTCAATGGTTTGATGGATCAGTTCATCGACGCCCACGCCCGGGAACATGTGGCCCGTCCAGGCTTGAGCGACGAAGCGCGCGCCGAAGGTCTGGAAGAGTTGCTGCAAGCCATCCGTCGTTACTCGAAATAA
- a CDS encoding MFS transporter, whose amino-acid sequence MATSIPSGRSRASAILRVTSGNFLEQFDFFLFGFYATQIAAVFFPASSEFASLMMTFAVFGAGFLMRPLGAVVLGAYIDDVGRRKGLIVTLSIMASGTILIVLVPGYETIGLFAPAIVLIGRLLQGFSAGAEMGGVSVYLSEIATPGNKGFFTSWQSASQQVAIIVAAALGYGLNQWMAPAMIADWGWRIPFFVGCMIVPFIFFLRRNLEETEEFAARKHRPSMGDVFRTLAQNWVIVFAGMMMVALTTTAFYLITVYAPTFGKTVLHLSTSDALLVTLLVGVSNFFWLPLGGALSDRIGRRPVLIAMALLTLATAYPALTFLVNAPSFMHMLLVLLWLSFIYGLYNGAMIAALTEIMPVEVRVAGFSLAYSLATAVFGGFTPAMSTFLIQYTGDKAAPGYWMSFAALCALCATLYLYRRSTGRLQPAMS is encoded by the coding sequence ATGGCAACATCAATACCTTCCGGGCGTTCTCGCGCCAGTGCAATATTGCGGGTCACTTCAGGCAATTTCCTCGAACAGTTCGACTTCTTCCTTTTCGGCTTTTATGCCACGCAAATCGCCGCCGTATTCTTCCCGGCCAGCAGTGAATTCGCTTCACTCATGATGACCTTCGCAGTGTTCGGCGCAGGCTTCCTCATGCGTCCTTTGGGTGCGGTGGTGCTGGGTGCGTACATCGACGATGTGGGCCGACGCAAAGGACTGATTGTGACGCTGTCGATCATGGCCAGCGGCACGATATTGATTGTGTTGGTGCCCGGTTACGAAACGATCGGGTTGTTCGCACCGGCCATTGTGCTGATCGGTCGATTGCTGCAGGGCTTCTCGGCGGGTGCGGAAATGGGGGGTGTCTCGGTTTACCTCTCGGAGATCGCCACGCCCGGCAATAAAGGCTTCTTCACCAGTTGGCAGTCGGCCAGTCAGCAAGTGGCGATCATTGTCGCCGCCGCGCTGGGCTATGGTCTGAACCAGTGGATGGCGCCGGCGATGATTGCCGATTGGGGCTGGCGAATTCCGTTTTTCGTTGGGTGCATGATCGTGCCGTTCATTTTCTTCCTGCGCCGCAACCTGGAAGAAACCGAAGAGTTCGCCGCGCGCAAGCACCGTCCGAGCATGGGCGATGTGTTCCGCACACTGGCGCAAAACTGGGTGATCGTCTTCGCCGGCATGATGATGGTCGCGCTGACCACCACCGCCTTTTACCTGATCACCGTATACGCACCGACGTTCGGCAAAACCGTGCTGCACCTGAGCACGTCCGATGCGCTGTTAGTGACGTTGCTGGTGGGTGTGTCGAACTTCTTCTGGCTGCCGCTGGGCGGAGCCTTGTCCGACCGTATCGGTCGGCGTCCGGTGCTGATTGCCATGGCGTTGTTGACCCTTGCCACCGCCTATCCGGCGCTGACCTTCCTGGTGAACGCGCCGAGTTTCATGCACATGCTGTTGGTGTTGCTGTGGCTGTCGTTCATTTACGGCTTGTACAACGGCGCGATGATCGCCGCGCTCACGGAAATCATGCCGGTCGAGGTACGGGTCGCCGGTTTCTCCCTGGCCTACAGCCTGGCCACGGCGGTATTCGGTGGCTTCACCCCAGCGATGTCGACCTTTTTGATTCAGTACACCGGCGATAAGGCCGCGCCCGGCTACTGGATGAGTTTTGCCGCGCTCTGCGCCTTGTGCGCGACGCTGTATCTCTATCGTCGCTCGACCGGTCGCCTGCAACCGGCGATGTCTTGA
- a CDS encoding RcnB family protein, with amino-acid sequence MNSKTLIAALAIAAGFAGISPIVQADDPPQKTVQPGVNNTRELVVGDRAPDVYQRSDKALRNWKAKGLKAPKEQAQWVQINDKYMMVMVTNGTIVDITPVER; translated from the coding sequence ATGAACAGCAAAACCCTCATCGCCGCCTTGGCCATTGCCGCTGGCTTTGCCGGTATCAGCCCCATCGTTCAAGCGGATGACCCACCCCAAAAAACCGTCCAGCCCGGGGTCAACAACACCCGCGAGCTGGTGGTCGGCGACCGCGCCCCGGACGTTTACCAACGCAGCGACAAAGCACTGCGCAACTGGAAGGCGAAAGGCTTGAAAGCACCGAAAGAACAGGCGCAGTGGGTGCAGATCAATGACAAGTACATGATGGTGATGGTCACCAACGGGACGATTGTGGACATCACGCCGGTGGAGCGTTAG
- a CDS encoding substrate-binding domain-containing protein, whose translation MKKLFNIAALALVASLGLSTVTQAEEIRVMTSGGFTAAYKVLGPKFTASTGNTLDTVLGPSMGKAPEAIPNRLARGEKADVVIMVGYALDDLIKQGKVDPASRVELADSRIGLVVREGAPKPDISSVDGLKKTLLDARSVAYSDSASGVYIEDQLFKRLGIEDQLKPKSTMIPRIPVGSVVATGDYQLGFQQVSELLPVPGVSFVAKIPESVQSVTRFAAGIPMNAQHPAEAKALLDYMASSAAQPDVKATGLDSVSR comes from the coding sequence ATGAAGAAGCTATTCAATATTGCAGCCCTGGCCCTGGTGGCCAGCCTTGGCCTGAGTACCGTCACCCAGGCGGAAGAGATTCGCGTGATGACCTCCGGGGGTTTTACCGCGGCCTACAAAGTCCTCGGTCCTAAATTCACCGCATCCACCGGCAACACGCTCGACACCGTCCTGGGCCCGTCGATGGGCAAGGCGCCGGAAGCGATCCCCAATCGACTCGCCCGAGGTGAAAAGGCCGACGTAGTGATCATGGTCGGCTACGCCCTCGACGACTTGATCAAGCAAGGCAAAGTCGACCCTGCTTCACGGGTGGAACTGGCGGACTCGCGGATCGGCTTGGTGGTGCGCGAAGGCGCGCCGAAGCCAGACATCAGCTCTGTGGACGGCCTGAAAAAGACGTTGCTCGACGCCCGGTCGGTGGCGTATTCCGACAGCGCCAGCGGCGTTTACATCGAGGATCAGCTGTTCAAGCGCCTGGGCATCGAAGATCAATTGAAACCCAAATCAACCATGATCCCCAGAATCCCGGTCGGTTCGGTGGTTGCCACGGGCGATTACCAGTTGGGATTCCAGCAAGTCAGCGAATTGCTGCCCGTACCGGGGGTCAGTTTTGTGGCGAAGATTCCGGAATCGGTACAGTCGGTGACACGTTTTGCAGCCGGCATCCCGATGAATGCACAACACCCGGCCGAAGCCAAGGCACTGCTTGACTATATGGCCTCCTCCGCCGCTCAGCCGGACGTCAAAGCAACCGGGCTGGACTCGGTCAGCCGCTGA
- a CDS encoding sensor domain-containing diguanylate cyclase — protein MNDVWTSATIGSVMLALIIALIWRERSLHKQLAEQRALIDSLSEGLHIRQDGDAERFKRSQYFARIGTWDWDVDTDKLYWSDAIYGMFGFKIGEVTPSYALFCACVHPDDRARVRAGELRCLETGENHDEEYRVVWPDGSIRWLRETGNVVKNDHDATIKMMGVVRDITEEKASASYLQHLAHYDPLTGLPNRLVLEERLCEALEQARVSATRVALVFVDLNGFKAINDHYGHTAGDRVLITMATRLKKILRSTDTVARIGGDEFVVILQGLPQGVSLQDEARRICQKIFVELSPPITIGNDQRHIGTSLGVAVFPDHAPSMDRLIHIADLAMYEAKRSGNNQYRLGTENPARAHSE, from the coding sequence ATGAATGACGTCTGGACCAGCGCAACCATCGGCTCGGTAATGCTTGCCCTGATCATCGCGCTGATCTGGCGCGAACGCTCGCTGCACAAGCAGTTGGCTGAGCAACGCGCACTGATCGACAGCCTGTCCGAGGGGCTGCACATCCGCCAGGACGGCGATGCCGAGCGTTTCAAGCGCAGCCAATACTTTGCTCGCATCGGCACCTGGGATTGGGATGTCGATACCGACAAGCTTTACTGGTCAGACGCCATCTATGGAATGTTCGGCTTCAAGATCGGCGAGGTGACGCCCTCCTACGCCCTGTTCTGCGCTTGCGTACACCCAGACGACCGGGCCAGAGTCCGGGCCGGGGAACTGCGTTGCCTGGAAACCGGCGAAAACCATGATGAGGAATACCGCGTGGTCTGGCCCGACGGCAGCATTCGCTGGCTACGGGAAACCGGCAACGTGGTCAAGAACGACCATGACGCCACCATCAAGATGATGGGCGTGGTGCGCGACATCACCGAGGAAAAAGCCTCGGCCAGCTATCTGCAGCACCTGGCGCATTACGACCCGTTGACCGGCCTGCCCAATCGCCTGGTGCTGGAAGAGCGCCTTTGCGAAGCGCTTGAACAGGCACGCGTCAGCGCCACGCGGGTGGCGTTGGTGTTTGTCGATCTGAATGGGTTCAAGGCGATCAATGACCATTACGGGCATACGGCCGGCGACCGAGTGCTGATCACTATGGCCACACGATTGAAGAAAATCCTCCGTTCAACCGACACCGTCGCCCGGATCGGCGGCGATGAATTCGTGGTCATTCTTCAGGGCTTGCCCCAAGGCGTCAGCCTGCAAGACGAGGCACGCCGCATCTGCCAGAAAATCTTCGTCGAACTGTCACCGCCGATCACCATCGGCAACGACCAGCGCCACATCGGCACCAGCCTGGGCGTGGCGGTGTTCCCGGACCACGCGCCGAGCATGGACCGGTTGATTCACATTGCGGACCTGGCGATGTATGAGGCGAAACGCAGCGGGAATAATCAGTATCGGTTGGGCACTGAAAACCCTGCGCGTGCTCACAGCGAATAG
- a CDS encoding pyocin S6 family toxin immunity protein has protein sequence MASNTNIPPIQNPPSGDGHAARKTSQDYPGKNQEAHYVFWISGFSKGDHEGDVLKYELTVLPEFEDAMMRVLGWKNLEESAYGDCLLTAEQIRQIAMALDVQLPTDLDLFIGVRE, from the coding sequence ATGGCTAGCAACACAAACATACCTCCGATTCAAAACCCACCGTCAGGCGACGGGCACGCCGCCCGCAAGACCTCGCAGGACTATCCGGGCAAAAATCAGGAGGCCCATTATGTTTTCTGGATCAGTGGATTTTCAAAGGGTGATCACGAGGGTGACGTCTTAAAGTACGAATTGACCGTTCTACCTGAGTTTGAAGACGCAATGATGCGTGTACTCGGCTGGAAAAATCTTGAAGAAAGCGCGTACGGGGACTGCTTGCTGACCGCTGAACAAATCCGACAAATCGCCATGGCACTCGATGTGCAGCTACCGACTGACCTGGACCTCTTCATAGGGGTGCGAGAGTAG
- a CDS encoding D-cysteine desulfhydrase family protein, translating into MQTLLDTSLSSFARADLLQGPTPIQRAERLEQLLGLKAQGIGLFLKRDDHMLIGGGGNKLRKLEFHLGAALAAGVDTVITIGGLQSNHARLTAAVCARLGIACELILTRSVPKSEVDYELNGNILLDQLFGAEIRVLAGGSDSLAEAEKRAVQLREAGRTVLVIPTGGSTPLGSLGYARCAAEIAQQETELGLIFSQVIVPNGSAGTHAGLAAGFQLLGRGTSIVKSYSVLSDRDTSADRTVKLTQDALMLLGSNAVVQASDIVIDGSQLGDGYGLPTPDMLNAVHLMARAEGVLIDPVYSGKAFAGLLGDLRHGRFQRGDNVLFVMTGGTPGLYAYRETFQV; encoded by the coding sequence ATGCAAACCCTACTGGACACGTCACTGAGTTCTTTTGCGCGGGCCGACCTGTTGCAAGGCCCCACGCCGATTCAGCGGGCTGAACGCCTGGAACAACTGCTGGGCTTGAAGGCGCAAGGCATCGGCCTGTTTCTCAAACGCGATGATCACATGTTGATCGGTGGTGGTGGCAACAAACTGCGCAAACTTGAATTCCACCTTGGCGCGGCGCTCGCGGCCGGGGTCGACACGGTCATTACCATCGGCGGTCTCCAGTCCAACCATGCGCGCCTGACCGCAGCGGTGTGCGCCCGTCTGGGCATTGCCTGCGAACTGATCCTGACCCGGTCGGTGCCAAAATCCGAAGTGGACTACGAGCTGAACGGCAACATTCTGCTCGACCAGTTGTTTGGCGCAGAAATACGGGTGCTTGCCGGTGGCAGTGACTCACTCGCCGAGGCTGAGAAACGCGCCGTGCAACTTCGAGAAGCCGGACGCACGGTTTTGGTGATACCGACGGGGGGCTCAACGCCGCTCGGCAGCCTCGGTTATGCGCGTTGCGCAGCGGAGATCGCGCAGCAGGAAACGGAACTCGGCCTGATTTTTAGCCAGGTGATCGTGCCCAATGGCAGCGCTGGCACCCATGCCGGGCTCGCAGCAGGGTTCCAGTTACTGGGTCGGGGGACGTCGATCGTCAAGTCGTATTCGGTCTTGTCTGATCGGGACACGTCAGCGGACAGGACCGTGAAGTTGACTCAGGACGCACTGATGTTACTGGGCAGCAACGCCGTGGTTCAGGCTTCAGATATTGTCATTGATGGCAGTCAGTTGGGCGACGGTTACGGTCTGCCGACGCCCGACATGCTGAACGCGGTGCACCTGATGGCTCGCGCCGAAGGTGTGTTGATTGATCCGGTGTATTCCGGGAAAGCGTTTGCCGGGCTGCTGGGCGATCTCAGGCACGGGCGTTTCCAGCGCGGTGACAATGTGCTGTTTGTCATGACGGGCGGAACGCCAGGGTTGTATGCCTATCGGGAGACATTTCAGGTCTGA
- a CDS encoding cytochrome P450, whose translation MDPITAATHADPYPYYARLRAKGGLVFHQGLKLWVASSARAVAAVLAHPDCHVRPPSEPVPKSIADGMAGKVFGQLMRMNEGERQRCPRSAIEPGLVLIDVDEVNALVSARLITPDADGLYNAMFRGPVCVVAALLGFSPAQGRAISELTADFVACLSPLSEQAQLKVSHAAAEQLRGYFVELLDDPDNRSALLAGIRQRFAADYDTLIANLIGLFSQTYEATAGLIGNAIVALIRTPLFLPDSTPVEALIAEVQRLDPSVQNTRRFVAAPCEIEGVHLNAGDVILVLLASANRDPLLNEDPDAFILDRPRRRSFTFGEGRHQCPGQLLALQIARATLTQILAHQPDWDCLTWHYRPSLNSRLPHFNDRSTGVIRRCETPR comes from the coding sequence ATGGACCCGATCACCGCTGCGACTCATGCCGACCCCTATCCCTATTACGCCCGGCTGCGCGCCAAGGGTGGGCTGGTATTTCACCAAGGACTGAAATTGTGGGTGGCGAGCAGCGCCCGGGCCGTTGCGGCGGTGCTGGCGCATCCGGATTGTCATGTCCGACCGCCCAGTGAGCCGGTGCCCAAGTCGATTGCCGACGGCATGGCCGGCAAGGTATTTGGCCAATTGATGCGGATGAATGAGGGTGAGCGTCAGCGTTGCCCGAGGTCGGCGATTGAGCCTGGGTTGGTGTTGATTGATGTCGACGAGGTCAATGCGCTGGTGAGCGCGAGGCTGATCACGCCGGATGCCGATGGACTGTACAACGCGATGTTTCGCGGCCCGGTTTGCGTGGTGGCGGCGCTGTTGGGGTTCTCGCCGGCTCAGGGCCGGGCGATCAGTGAGCTGACGGCGGATTTCGTGGCGTGTCTGTCGCCGCTGAGTGAGCAGGCCCAACTGAAGGTTTCCCATGCAGCAGCGGAACAGTTGAGGGGGTATTTCGTTGAACTGCTGGATGATCCGGACAACAGAAGCGCACTGCTCGCCGGGATTCGCCAGCGTTTCGCGGCCGACTACGACACGCTGATTGCCAATCTGATTGGCCTGTTTTCCCAGACGTATGAAGCCACCGCCGGTTTGATTGGTAACGCGATCGTGGCGTTGATCCGAACCCCGTTATTTCTGCCTGACTCGACGCCGGTTGAAGCCTTGATCGCAGAAGTTCAGCGCTTGGACCCTTCCGTACAAAACACCCGCCGGTTTGTCGCGGCACCGTGCGAAATCGAGGGCGTACACCTCAATGCAGGCGATGTGATTCTGGTGCTGCTGGCTTCGGCTAATCGCGACCCGCTGCTCAATGAAGATCCCGACGCCTTTATTCTGGATCGCCCACGTCGGCGCAGCTTTACTTTTGGCGAAGGCCGCCATCAATGTCCGGGGCAATTATTGGCACTGCAGATTGCCAGAGCGACGTTGACGCAGATTCTGGCCCATCAACCCGATTGGGATTGCCTGACCTGGCATTACCGCCCTTCCCTCAACAGCCGCCTGCCGCATTTCAATGATCGCTCCACTGGCGTCATCAGGCGTTGCGAAACTCCACGGTGA
- a CDS encoding LysR family transcriptional regulator translates to MAINFDLNDLQAFRAVVEQGSFRKAADTVRISQPALSRRIEKLEDALGVRLFERTTRKVSLTQAGRGFMPSVERLLDDLDIALLGISEVASTRLGHVTVACVPSAAYYFMPRVIAHYHRHFPRIKVKVLDSSAHDVLSAVVNGEADFGLSFMGTLDAEVEFEPLVQEGYVVACRRDHPLAGRSSVTWDEFYQQDYISLDKTSGNRFLLDQALSGIVPQRPSICETRHVTTMIGLVEAGLGVAAVPLMAMPAADHPILTRVPLTDPQVMRSVGLIKRRGRTLTPAALELVRLVVEMKVQPLVISG, encoded by the coding sequence ATGGCGATCAACTTCGACCTCAACGATCTGCAAGCCTTCCGTGCCGTGGTCGAGCAGGGCAGCTTTCGCAAGGCGGCCGATACCGTGCGCATTTCCCAGCCAGCGCTAAGCCGGCGAATCGAAAAACTCGAAGATGCTCTCGGTGTGCGCTTGTTCGAGCGCACCACCCGCAAGGTCAGTCTGACCCAGGCCGGGCGCGGTTTTATGCCAAGTGTCGAGCGATTGCTCGATGACCTCGACATCGCATTGCTGGGCATCAGTGAAGTGGCTTCGACCCGGCTCGGTCATGTCACGGTTGCCTGTGTGCCGTCGGCGGCTTACTACTTCATGCCGCGCGTGATTGCCCATTACCACCGCCATTTTCCTCGGATCAAAGTCAAGGTCCTGGACTCCAGCGCCCATGACGTGCTCAGCGCAGTGGTCAACGGTGAGGCGGATTTCGGTCTGAGTTTCATGGGCACGCTGGATGCCGAGGTCGAGTTTGAGCCGCTGGTGCAGGAGGGTTACGTGGTGGCCTGTCGGCGCGATCATCCGTTGGCCGGGCGCAGCAGCGTGACTTGGGATGAGTTTTATCAGCAGGACTATATTTCGCTGGACAAGACGTCCGGCAACCGCTTTCTGCTCGATCAGGCACTGAGCGGTATCGTGCCGCAGCGACCGAGCATCTGCGAAACCCGCCATGTCACGACGATGATCGGGCTGGTGGAGGCGGGGTTGGGGGTGGCAGCGGTGCCGTTGATGGCGATGCCGGCCGCCGATCATCCGATACTGACGCGGGTGCCGCTGACCGACCCGCAGGTGATGCGCAGTGTCGGTCTGATCAAACGCCGGGGGCGAACCCTGACCCCGGCTGCGTTGGAGCTGGTACGGCTGGTGGTGGAAATGAAAGTGCAGCCACTCGTTATCAGCGGCTGA